Proteins encoded within one genomic window of Glycine soja cultivar W05 chromosome 1, ASM419377v2, whole genome shotgun sequence:
- the LOC114413258 gene encoding uncharacterized protein LOC114413258 has protein sequence MASNKPVINVYVDDIVLTGNDSSEISSITRKLNTTFKIKDLGNLKFFLGFEVSHSFSSINICQRKYALEILVDSSMLGSQPVSTPMDYSTHLHHDPGTRLSNSLASSYKRLIGRLIYLTNTRPDVTHTV, from the exons ATGGCCTCAAACAAGCCAGTCATCAATG tttatgttgatgatattgtgCTTACTGGAAATGATTCTTCTGAAATTTCTTCTATCACTCGCAAACTTAATACTACTTTCAAAATTAAGGATTTGGGAAACTTGAAGTTTTTCCTTGGTTTTGAAGTTTCTCATAGTTTTTCTAGCATTAATATTTGCCAACGTAAATATGCCCTTGAAATTCTCGTTGATTCTAGTATGTTGGGTTCTCAGCCCGTTAGCACCCCTATGGACTATAGTACTCATCTTCACCATGATCCAGGCACTCGTTTGTCTAATTCACTGGCTTCTTCTTACAAACGTCTTATTGGTAGATTGATATATTTGACTAACACCAGACCTGATGTTACACACACTGTGTAA